The Alphaproteobacteria bacterium genomic interval GCCCACAATATTACTGCGCATCCCCATAGATCATATGGTGGTAAATGACAAAGCACATATTATTTCGCGTGAGCTAATAGAAATTGAAGGCTCAGATCATAGCGCCGTCAGCAACCACCTATTATTACTTTCGCATCCGTAATCGTAAATTTATCGTGTAGTTTGATATTAGTTAAATACACCATATAATCTACTGCTATAGTGGCAGCGATTTTTTCAACTTATGGCACTACAATGTTTGACCTCGACCCGATACTGCTAGCGCGGATTCAGTTTGCATTTACTATTTCGTTCCATATTGTGTTTCCGGCATTTACCATTGGGTTGGCTAGCTGGTTGGCTGTGGTAGAATGGCGATGGCTGCGCACTAGAAATATCGTCTATAAACAAATCTATAAATTCTGGATTAAGATTTTTGCTGTAACCTTTGGCATGGGCGTTGTGTCGGGTGTGGTAATGTCTTATCAGATTGGCACGAACTGGTCAGTATTTTCCGATAAGGTAGGCAATGTGCTGGGGCCTCTGCTGGGCTATGAAGTGATGACAGCATTTTTTCTGGAAGCTTCATTCCTAGGTATCATGCTGTTTGGCTGGGGCAGGGTGAGTGAACGAATGCATTTTGTTGCCACATGCATAGTTGCGGTAGGCACATTGATTTCGGCATTCTGGATTATTGCCGCCAACAGCTGGATGCATACCCCACAAGGCTATGAAATTGGCGTTGATGGATTAATATACCCCACCGACTGGCTTAAGATTATATTTAATCCGTCTTTTCCTTATCGCTTCACGCATATGGTGACTGCTGCATTTTTGACCACGGCATTTACTGTGGGTGGCATTGGGGCTTTTTATATTTTTAAAAAAAGGTTCGTCGCCCATGGCCGCATAATGCTGGGAATGGCAATGTTGATGGCGGTATTTGTCACGCCGGTGCAAATTGTTTTGGGGGATTTGCACGGGCTGAATACCCTTGAGCATCAACCGGCAAAAATTGCGGCGATGGAAGGGTTATATAAAACCGGCACATCCGTACCAACTATTCTATTTGGCTGGCCGGACGATGCAGCGCAAGAAATTGCCTATAGCATCGAAATTCCCGCGCTTACAAGTTTTATCCTTACGCATGAATGGGATGGAGAAGTGAAGGGGTATGAAGATTTTGCCGAAGATGAACGACCTCCTATGCTGCCAGTATTTATTGCATTCAGAG includes:
- a CDS encoding cytochrome ubiquinol oxidase subunit I translates to MFDLDPILLARIQFAFTISFHIVFPAFTIGLASWLAVVEWRWLRTRNIVYKQIYKFWIKIFAVTFGMGVVSGVVMSYQIGTNWSVFSDKVGNVLGPLLGYEVMTAFFLEASFLGIMLFGWGRVSERMHFVATCIVAVGTLISAFWIIAANSWMHTPQGYEIGVDGLIYPTDWLKIIFNPSFPYRFTHMVTAAFLTTAFTVGGIGAFYIFKKRFVAHGRIMLGMAMLMAVFVTPVQIVLGDLHGLNTLEHQPAKIAAMEGLYKTGTSVPTILFGWPDDAAQEIAYSIEIPALTSFILTHEWDGEVKGYEDFAEDERPPMLPVFIAFRVMVGIGMAMLLTGVMAAILFLRKRLFDSRWFQWWCMGMTPMGFVAVLAGWFVTEIGRQPFVAYGIVRTSEAASPLVAEQVAFSLAAFVVIYSIVFGAGSYYILRLILKGPNVAEETYGSHHGSEEKKVEEAVEDIEDATGGDHA